One segment of Scyliorhinus torazame isolate Kashiwa2021f chromosome 14, sScyTor2.1, whole genome shotgun sequence DNA contains the following:
- the fbxo45 gene encoding F-box/SPRY domain-containing protein 1, with amino-acid sequence MAAGKLPARVLELLFSYLELPELLSCSLVCRHWHRCLEADENSEVWRSVCSRLLSDEAQGSDILCSLSSYKAKARALRHAWSSADCSRNVYIKRNGFTLHRNPIAQSTDGARAHIGFSEGRHAWEIWWEGPLGTVAVIGVATRRAPLQCQGYVALLGSDDQSWGWNLVDNNLLHSGEAAGSFPQCNNAPKYQIGERIRVILDMEDKTLAFERGYEFLGVAFRGLPKTSLYPAVSAVYGNTEVTMVYLGKPLDG; translated from the exons ATGGCGGCCGGAAAGCTGCCGGCCCGGGTGTTGGAGCTGCTCTTCTCCTACCTGGAGCTGCCCGAGTTGCTGAGCTGCTCGCTGGTCTGTCGCCACTGGCACCGCTGCCTGGAGGCCGATGAGAACAGTGAGGTTTGGCGGAGTGTGTGCAGCCGGCTGCTGAGCGACGAGGCGCAAGGGTCGGATATACTGTGCAGCCTGAGCAGCTACAAGGCCAAGGCCCGGGCCCTGCGACACGCCTGGAGCTCGGCCGACTGCTCCCGCAATGTCTACATCAAGCGCAACGGCTTCACGCTGCACCGGAACCCCATCGCCCAGAGCACGGACGGTGCCCGGGCCCACATCGGCTTCAGTGAGGGCCGCCACGCCTGGGAGATCTGGTGGGAGGGACCCCTGGGCACCGTGGCCGTCATCGGAGTGGCCACCCGCCGCGCCCCGCTCCAGTGCCAGGGCTATGTGGCCCTGCTGGGCAGCGACGACCAGAGCTGGGGCTGGAACCTAGTGGACAACAACCTTCTGCACAGCGGGGAGGCGGCCGGCAGCTTCCCGCAGTGTAACAACGCGCCCAAATACCAG ATTGGGGAAAGGATACGTGTCATTCTTGACATGGAAGACAAGACTTTAGCATTTGAACGAGGATATGAATTCCTTGGTGTAGCGTTCCGAGGCTTACCAAAAACAAGTCTGTACCCAGCTGTCTCGGCGGTTTATGGTAACACTGAGGTGACTATGGTATATCTGGGCAAACCACTCGATGGTTGA